From Thalassotalea euphylliae, the proteins below share one genomic window:
- the yjjX gene encoding inosine/xanthosine triphosphatase: MSLNHLSIVVGSKNPVKVNAAKAAFQLYFPQHEISVASVNAPSSVAEQPMTEAETLLGAKNRVLHCQQEFDDSADFYIAIEGGVDHYHYGPAAFAYVVISSANTNQETIGLSAQLPLPEGVYQALQQGEELGDVIDKLFNTHNAKQKSGAMGLFTNGLVTRQSTYQQALILALAKIANANLYQ; this comes from the coding sequence ATGTCATTAAATCACCTGTCTATCGTCGTAGGCTCAAAAAACCCCGTTAAAGTGAACGCCGCAAAAGCTGCATTCCAATTGTATTTTCCTCAACATGAAATTAGTGTCGCCTCGGTAAATGCTCCCTCAAGTGTTGCCGAGCAACCGATGACCGAGGCTGAAACTTTATTGGGTGCAAAGAATCGCGTACTGCATTGCCAGCAAGAATTTGATGATTCTGCGGATTTTTATATTGCCATCGAAGGCGGTGTTGATCATTACCATTATGGCCCTGCCGCGTTTGCTTACGTGGTTATTTCAAGTGCCAATACAAATCAAGAAACCATTGGTCTTAGCGCCCAACTGCCTTTACCAGAAGGCGTTTATCAAGCATTGCAACAAGGTGAAGAATTAGGTGATGTCATTGATAAGCTTTTTAATACTCATAATGCCAAGCAAAAATCTGGCGCTATGGGATTATTCACTAATGGTTTAGTCACTCGGCAATCTACCTACCAGCAAGCGTTAATATTGGCACTGGCGAAAATTGCCAACGCTAACTTATATCAATAA
- the ydiJ gene encoding D-2-hydroxyglutarate dehydrogenase YdiJ — protein MLPRLDPVELIKPIYQDFINALSQTAYKGEINSQYSARLAVATDNSVYQQLPQLVLCPRTKQDIQLITELASQARFNDIKFSARGGGTGTNGQSLTPGVVLDLSKFMSRILDINVEENWVRVEAGVVKDQLNDYLRPYGFFFSPDLSTSNRATIGGMINTDASGQGSLVYGKTSDHVLGLSSVLADGSIIDTQPMPIEQAEKLATENSSLGKITKQLLESCRGNRNLILDKFPRLNRFLTGYDLEHVFNDDLTVFDPTRVITGSEGSLAVVCEAKLNLTPISKAKALVNVKYDSFDSALRHSPDLVKAQATSVETIDSKVLNLAKEDIIWHTVSDLITDVPDKVMDGLNMVEYNDESIEALENRIEVLEAILQQDMAADKGIIGYQITYDLASIGRLYAMRKKAVGLLGNTQGSQKPLAFAEDTAVPPENLADFIAEFRDLLDSHGLNYGMFGHVDAGVLHVRPALDMCDPEQEKLLRVISDQVVQLTAKYGGLMWGEHGKGYRSEYGPEFFGETLFQELRKVKTAFDPFNKMNPGKICTPIDSTESLVSVDDTKRGYFDRQISTPLKTSFDSVMGCNGNGLCFNYDTASPMCPSSKVTRDRRHSPKGRAGLMREWLRLMENKGVDLLKVEEDLHGWSVKRLVDKVRNRVVSGWSDKNNHDFSHEVMDAMQGCLACKACASQCPIKVDVPDFRARFINLYHSRYFRPLKDHLVANVETLTPLMAKMPKLTNAVLSSGLYHSFSKTAIGYVDTPLLSYPTLKQRLANRDFTQFDLAKLMLRTDEEKAKTLLVVQDPFTTFYDAKSVEALLVLAKKLGYDPILLPFKPNGKAQHVKGFLARFAKTAKSTAAFLNELHALNIPMVGMDASLALCYRDEYKQILGEQRGDFNVLLAHEWLTKVLAESPYTGSDKNSRAQENLSSTVYKLFAHCTEKTALPKSEQQWLTIFEHFGLSLDKVAVGCCGMAGTYGHEATNLDNSKTLFEMSWQGKLNELSDEQVLVTGFSCRSQAKRFAKVKARHPVEALAQLLP, from the coding sequence ATGCTTCCTCGGTTAGACCCTGTTGAATTAATCAAACCCATCTATCAAGATTTTATTAACGCACTTTCGCAAACTGCCTATAAAGGCGAAATCAATAGCCAGTACAGTGCGCGTTTAGCGGTAGCTACCGACAACAGTGTTTACCAACAATTACCGCAGTTAGTGCTTTGTCCGCGCACTAAACAAGATATTCAATTAATTACTGAGCTTGCCAGCCAAGCGAGATTTAACGACATTAAATTTAGCGCACGTGGTGGCGGTACAGGTACGAACGGCCAAAGCTTAACGCCGGGTGTGGTGCTCGACTTATCAAAGTTTATGAGTCGCATTTTAGATATCAATGTGGAAGAAAATTGGGTGAGGGTGGAAGCAGGTGTCGTTAAAGATCAGTTAAATGACTATTTGCGCCCTTATGGCTTCTTTTTCTCTCCTGATTTATCTACCTCAAATCGCGCGACAATCGGTGGCATGATCAACACTGATGCCTCAGGGCAAGGCTCTCTGGTTTATGGCAAAACCTCAGATCACGTACTGGGGTTATCGTCTGTACTGGCCGATGGCTCAATCATAGACACTCAGCCAATGCCCATTGAGCAAGCAGAAAAACTAGCAACAGAAAATAGCAGCTTAGGGAAAATTACCAAACAACTGTTAGAAAGTTGTCGTGGTAATCGCAATTTAATTTTAGACAAATTCCCGCGCTTAAATCGCTTCTTGACCGGATACGATTTAGAGCACGTGTTTAATGATGACCTTACGGTATTTGACCCAACGCGTGTCATCACCGGTTCTGAAGGTTCATTGGCGGTGGTTTGCGAAGCAAAACTCAATCTTACACCGATATCTAAAGCCAAGGCGTTGGTTAACGTTAAATACGACAGTTTTGATTCGGCACTTCGCCACTCGCCAGATTTAGTCAAAGCACAAGCAACATCAGTAGAAACCATTGACAGTAAAGTACTCAACTTAGCTAAAGAAGACATTATTTGGCACACGGTGAGTGATTTAATTACAGATGTACCAGATAAGGTGATGGATGGCCTTAACATGGTTGAGTATAACGATGAGTCAATTGAGGCACTCGAAAACCGCATTGAAGTGCTAGAAGCAATATTGCAGCAAGATATGGCGGCAGATAAGGGCATTATTGGTTATCAAATTACCTATGATTTAGCGAGTATTGGCCGCTTGTACGCGATGCGTAAAAAAGCAGTAGGTTTGCTGGGTAACACGCAAGGTAGCCAAAAGCCATTGGCATTTGCCGAAGACACGGCGGTACCCCCTGAAAATCTCGCTGATTTTATTGCTGAATTTCGTGACTTATTAGACAGCCACGGGTTGAATTACGGCATGTTTGGCCATGTTGATGCCGGGGTGTTACACGTGCGCCCAGCGCTTGATATGTGCGACCCTGAGCAAGAAAAACTGCTACGTGTGATTTCCGATCAAGTGGTTCAGTTAACTGCAAAATACGGTGGTTTGATGTGGGGTGAGCACGGTAAAGGCTATCGCAGTGAATATGGGCCAGAGTTTTTCGGTGAGACGCTGTTTCAAGAGCTTAGAAAGGTAAAAACTGCGTTTGATCCATTCAATAAAATGAACCCAGGCAAAATTTGTACGCCAATTGATTCAACAGAGTCACTCGTATCAGTTGATGATACTAAACGCGGCTATTTTGATCGCCAAATATCAACGCCCCTAAAAACGTCGTTCGATTCTGTGATGGGGTGTAATGGCAACGGCTTGTGTTTTAACTACGATACTGCAAGCCCGATGTGTCCGTCGTCAAAAGTGACACGCGATAGACGACATTCACCGAAAGGTCGTGCCGGCTTGATGCGAGAGTGGCTGCGTTTGATGGAAAATAAAGGTGTCGATCTACTGAAAGTCGAAGAAGACCTTCACGGTTGGTCTGTTAAGCGCTTAGTCGATAAAGTGCGCAATCGCGTTGTTAGCGGTTGGTCTGATAAAAACAATCACGATTTCTCGCATGAGGTGATGGATGCGATGCAGGGCTGCTTAGCGTGTAAAGCCTGTGCTAGTCAGTGTCCGATTAAAGTTGATGTACCTGACTTTAGAGCCCGCTTTATTAATTTGTATCACAGCCGTTACTTTAGACCACTGAAAGATCACTTAGTGGCTAATGTCGAAACGTTAACACCTCTCATGGCGAAAATGCCCAAGTTAACCAATGCCGTACTTAGCTCTGGTTTGTATCACTCATTTTCGAAAACGGCCATTGGCTATGTTGATACACCGCTATTAAGCTACCCAACGCTAAAGCAGCGATTAGCGAACCGCGATTTTACCCAGTTTGATTTAGCTAAATTAATGCTCCGCACCGACGAAGAAAAGGCGAAAACCTTGTTAGTCGTGCAAGACCCGTTTACAACGTTTTACGATGCCAAATCTGTCGAAGCACTACTAGTGTTGGCGAAAAAGCTGGGCTATGACCCTATCTTGCTACCTTTTAAACCAAACGGTAAAGCACAGCACGTTAAAGGCTTTTTAGCGCGATTTGCGAAAACGGCTAAATCAACGGCAGCATTTTTGAATGAACTGCATGCGCTCAACATTCCTATGGTAGGGATGGATGCCTCGTTAGCACTTTGTTATCGAGACGAATATAAGCAAATATTGGGTGAGCAGCGCGGTGACTTTAACGTGCTGCTAGCGCATGAATGGTTAACGAAAGTACTCGCTGAGTCACCATACACAGGTAGTGACAAAAACAGCCGAGCGCAAGAAAACCTCTCAAGCACTGTGTATAAGTTATTTGCCCATTGTACCGAAAAAACGGCATTACCAAAGTCAGAGCAGCAGTGGTTAACAATATTTGAGCATTTTGGTTTATCACTGGATAAGGTTGCCGTTGGTTGCTGCGGCATGGCGGGTACATATGGTCATGAGGCAACTAACCTGGATAACTCAAAGACCTTATTTGAAATGAGTTGGCAAGGCAAGTTAAACGAACTTAGCGACGAGCAAGTGCTTGTCACGGGCTTTTCGTGTCGTAGTCAGGCGAAGCGCTTTGCTAAGGTTAAAGCTCGACACCCTGTGGAAGCGTTAGCTCAGTTGCTACCCTAA
- a CDS encoding LLM class flavin-dependent oxidoreductase has product MTFKLSVLDQSFARTFDSATTALQETIEMAQFCEQLGYERFWISEHHGFVALAGSAPEVLLAALGAATRKIRLGSGGIMLPHYSSYKVAEVFSMLANLYPERIDLGIGRAPGTDMLTASALAPNGRPDFHKFPQQVEELWQYLNNEHAEPIVSPKPPKNLPMWMLGSSQDSAVLAAQHGLPYNLALFINPHAATQVTNYYQQNFKPSGQQQTPYTSVTIATFCAEDEGYAHLLAKSYEVNYYRYITGEWQGDFLTPEQVAEYPVSPQLSAFIQQRLPRRAIGTPAQVKATIEEIQAQFNADEVMMVSNVYHFEDRKKSFELVKKAFS; this is encoded by the coding sequence ATGACCTTTAAACTTTCGGTATTAGATCAATCGTTCGCTCGTACCTTTGACTCAGCCACAACCGCATTACAAGAAACCATCGAGATGGCACAGTTTTGTGAACAGCTCGGCTATGAGCGCTTTTGGATTTCAGAGCATCATGGCTTTGTAGCCTTAGCAGGTAGTGCTCCAGAAGTATTACTTGCGGCATTGGGTGCAGCGACCCGAAAAATTCGCTTGGGCTCGGGTGGTATTATGCTGCCCCACTACAGTAGTTACAAAGTTGCCGAAGTATTTTCAATGTTGGCCAACTTATACCCAGAGCGCATTGATTTAGGTATCGGCCGCGCCCCAGGTACCGATATGCTCACCGCTTCGGCACTTGCGCCCAATGGTCGCCCAGATTTTCATAAATTTCCACAGCAGGTTGAAGAGCTGTGGCAATATCTAAACAATGAACACGCTGAACCAATTGTAAGCCCTAAACCGCCCAAGAACTTGCCGATGTGGATGTTAGGGTCAAGCCAAGATAGCGCCGTTTTAGCGGCTCAACATGGCTTACCATACAATTTAGCACTGTTTATTAATCCCCATGCGGCAACGCAAGTGACCAATTATTATCAGCAGAACTTTAAACCAAGTGGACAGCAACAAACGCCTTACACCTCAGTGACAATTGCCACTTTTTGCGCCGAAGATGAAGGCTATGCGCACCTGCTCGCGAAAAGTTACGAGGTCAATTACTACCGCTATATTACCGGTGAGTGGCAAGGTGACTTCTTAACGCCTGAGCAAGTGGCGGAATACCCGGTGTCACCTCAGCTAAGTGCGTTTATCCAACAACGTTTACCAAGGCGGGCAATTGGCACACCAGCGCAAGTCAAAGCAACTATAGAAGAGATACAAGCGCAGTTTAATGCCGACGAAGTGATGATGGTCTCAAACGTTTACCATTTTGAAGATCGTAAAAAGAGTTTTGAATTGGTGAAAAAAGCGTTTAGCTAA